Genomic window (Bacillus vallismortis):
TCTGATGGCACATAAATATCAACGTTTCCAATGACTCCGCTAATGACAATTGTACTTTCTCCCTCGGGAATCATCGCTTTAGACAAATCGATTTTAATATCACCGATAAAACCAGAGATATTGAGATCATTCAGGTCAAACGGCTGCTTCATCATTTGCAGCTCTCCGATAAAAAAGCTGCGCATATCGGGATGTTTATCATCTTTTGCCGGCTTATGCCGTTCTTTTTTATTGAGATCGACCCGTTTCTCATTCGGTTCAAATATCGGTTTTCCTTTGACAAGCCTGTACCCGGCGTAAATCAGAAATGCGGCAAACGCATAACCGAATAAATTAAAGGTGATGCTGAAGAGGTTTTTCAAAAATAAAAACGCGGCAAAGATGTACATGACGGAGCCGAGCCAATCACGGGAATATTTTTTCAAAAAATAGCCGGCAATCAGAAAAAAGAGCGGCCAAAACAGCAGATCGCCTATTCCGATAATTTGTAAAAACATACTGATGCCGAATAAAGCAATGATCAATCCGAGAAGCTGTTTTTTTGTCATTCCTGGTGTCCGCCTCCTTTCTTCTGCCTGGTGCTACCGTATCACTAGATCCCCGCTGTCCGTTTTGATATCAATTGGATGCCGGCCGCTTCCTTGCGAGCCTGTAATGTGATGATGATCTTTATGTGCTGTATCAGCAAATGAATACGGCGAACTGACGCTCCCGCTCGCTGATTTAGCCTTGACTGTAAAGCTGCCGTTTTCGGGAAGGCTCAGATCAGCATCACCGCTTGTCAGCGTGACAGATACAGGACCTGATACCTTTTTCAGTGCGGCATCTAAGTTTCCTGAAGTCAGCTTCACATCAAGAGAGCCTGATACATCAGCCAGATTCGCGTCTCCTGAAGCTAAATCAATGTCGGCTGTTTTGGAGACCGTATTGGAAATGGTGACATCGCCGGACGATCCATTTACTTTCATGTCTTGAAGGCGGACATCCGTCACTCTCATATCTCCGCTCGCAGATGCTGCGTTCAGCTCAATAAGCGCAAGACGCTGATTCCCGTCCACAGATATGTCCCCGCTTGAGGTCCGCACCGTCAGATCACCTTTATAATCATATGGAATCCGGACGACAAGGAAAGAACGGTTAAACCCATTCAAAAATTGAAATTCTTTTTCCTTTGCGGTCAGCTCCAGTTTCCTTTTGCTTTCAGTGACAAATAACTTTCCCGATTTTCCTGAGATACCTGCCGATATGTCATTTCGTTCTTCCGCTATGATCCGGACATTCTTGTGATCCGACTCAATGACCACGCTGTCGATATCCCCCGGCGATGCGCTGGCTGAATCGGCTTCAGTGCCGCTTACGAACCCCAAGCCCGCAGCAAACACGTCTTTTACCACGACGCCGAAAAATATAAGAATACCAGCCATGATCAACAGTTTGCCCAGCACTTTTTTCATTCGATTTCATCCTTCTCATTCATTCTATTATAAAAGAAAAGCCTGTGAATTGTACATGCGGAAGGGAAGGACTTGTCCGCAAATCCTTCCCGGTCACGCTTATTCATTTGCTGCTTGTGATGTCTGGTCTTGTTTTTGCAGCGAGAGCGCCCGCATGTTTTCAATCTCCGCTTCCACATCATCAGCGAATTCTTTTCGTGTGAGTTCTGTGCCGGCTTCTGCTGACTTTGAATAATTCGCGCGGATTTCCATTTCCTCAATACGATTTTCAATGCGTAAAAATTCACGATACGCGCTTTCGCTGTCAATCTTGTCAAATGTCGTATTCATATGCTCTTTTGCTTTCGCGGCATTGGCTCGGGCAATCAGCGCTTGTTTTTTATCCTTTACGTCCTGAAGCTTTGTTTCAAGTGCAGCCAGCTGTTCTTTCAGATCCGTCAGCTGACTGTTGGCTTGTTCATAGGACACTTTATGCTCAGCCGCCTTCCCTTCTAAATATTTCATTTCAGTCAGTGCCTTTTTCGCAAGTTCTTCTTCACCTGCGTCAAATGCGAGCTGTGCCTGATTTTTGCGTTTTCCAGCCACCTCAGCTGCTTCTTCATATTTTTTCTTAAATTGATAGGCAATCGTGTGCTGTTTTACAATTGTTTGTTTTGCTTTTGCGATGTCACTTTCCATATCACGGACATATTGATTGAGCATCACCTTTGGGTTCTCCATTTTATCAAGACCTTCATGAACTGACGCAACAAACATGTCTCTGATTCTTTTTAATACCATACCTGATTCCTCCTCATATGCTGATATTATTTTTTCTTCAAAAATTCTTCCCATTCGTCATCAAAGTGAGATTGATAGGCAGCCGAAGCCGGTTCCGGATCAAAAGATGATACACCGTTATCAGCTGATCCGTTTTTCATCAGCTTCCAGCCGTAATACACCATAGCTGCCGCCAGCGCCAGTCCGACGACAAACGGAAGTGAGCAGATGAGCATGATCGCTCCGATACCGCCTACGATCATTCCTGTGATGGTTTTTCCTGCAGCAAACCTTTTGATTCCCGCGTATGTCATCAAGCTCCCGATGGCGAGCGGGATAATAAAGCCGAAGCTTCCTCCTCCAAAAAAGACGGAGATCCCAAATACAATTAATAAGAATCCGCCTATTGTTCTCTTGTTTATCTTCATGCAGATCCTCCTTTCGTTTTCCTTGTCTTCATCTTAAACAAATTAGCATTTGCGCAAAACGAATCAGAGATTGATTTTGATATAAGACCGGAGTCGTATCTCGTGCCAGACCTATGGACACAAAAAAACGCCATGCACGAGGCATGGCGTTTCAAAACCCTTTACAGATGAACACTTGCTTCCCTTTCTTTGACCAGGTCGGCCTGTTCTGCTTTGGCCAGCTTTGTAAAAAGCAAAATGCCGATACCCGCGATAATTTCAACAACCCCTCCAACAGCGATTACAGGTCCTGAACCAAAGGCGTTTGCAGCATACCCGCAAATGACAGCTCCGGCAGGTATGGAAATATTTGAGATCATATGTATAACGGCGTAGACCTGCGGCTGATCCTCACTATCCACAGATGTCTGGATAATCGTGTACTCAGGAACATTTACAGCACTGACTGCGGCGCCAAAGGTAAACGCAGCGAGAAAGACGAGCGGCAAAAAGGTATTCATCCCGGTAATAAAGAAAGCAAATCCTTCAATAATGCCGGCAGTTACGAATAGCAGACCGTACCTGTTTACTTTGACTTTCGCCAGCACAAATCCCAATAAAAACGCGCCTGCGGCGGTAGTGGCCTTTAAAAGCGAGTAAACGATCGGCTGACCGTTTAAATCTTCCGCAACGTAAACGGCTGAGAGCGCTTCCCAAGGGGCAGCCGCGAAATTCATAAAGATACAGTAAATGGCGAGCGGATATAAAATCTGATGTTTTCTGACGAGTGTAAACCCGCGTTTCAGCCTGCCCATATATGTGCCTCTCTGCGTAACGGCAGCAGACTCTGATTGAGATTCAACCGCAGTGTATTTAATGAAAAGGACGAGAAAGCCAGAAACCAAATAGAGAACAAGTGCGATAAGCATTGTATAAGAAGGGCTGATAAATGTAAGAAAAGCGCCGCATAACGTAACAGCACCGAGCCGGACAATTTGAGCCGAGGACTGCAGCACAGCGTTTGCTTTTTGAATGCCCTGTTCATTTACAATTTGGGGAATTAAAGCTATGGAGGCGGGATTGTAGGCAGCCCCTGTAGCAGAATGCACAATCATAAGCGACATGACAAACCACAGCGGAGAAAAGCCCGCAAAATGACAAAGAGGAATAATCAAGACAACCACTGCCCTAGTCAGGTCTGAAAAGTACATCCAAAATTTCAGCGTGTTCTGCTTCATGAAAGGGCCCGTCACAGGCGCCAGCACAGCTTCCGGCAAAAAAGTGACAGCAATCAATAATGCAGTGCCGATCGCGCCTTTGCCGTCATAAATTAAAAACCATAATATCGAATTAAATGCGAACATATCGCCGGATATCTTGACTATTCTTGAGAAAAAAAGATAATTAAAATTTCTCTTCCAGATGCTATCACTTTCAATTAAATTCACCATCTATCAGAGCCCCCTACTGCCTATTTTTTACATCTATTTGTTTCAATATCTCACTTTTCCATTTTTCAGTCAATAATTCATAAGGTTCATTTTTTGTCGTAAAATGGGTAATTGACAGAATGAAAAACAAAAAAGCCGGCATGTATGGAAACACGCCGGCTTTCGTTTTCTCTTTTTATGATTCGCTGCTGTTTCGGTCCCGAAATACAATAGCACTTCTTTCATATTCTACATCGGCAATGCCGCTTCTCACATTCACTACACGGGCGGCGGCAAAGAAATAATCGGACAGCCGATTCAGATAACGCAGCACTGTTTCATGAATCTGCTCTGATTTCATCAGTGATACCACTCGGCGTTCCGCCCGCCTTGTAATGGTGCGCGCCGCATGGAGAAGCGAAGCGCCCTTCGATCCGCCCGGAAGAATAAATTTCTTCAATTCTGGCGCTTCTGCTGTATAGGCATCAATGCGCGTTTCTAAAAAGGAAACGGATTCTTCATTTAGTGTATAGTCTTTTCTTTTTGTGACGATTGCCAAATCGCCTCCGCAGTCAAACAGCTCATGCTGGATGGTGAGCAGCTCGGCTGTCATATCTTCAAAGCCGGGCTGCCCGGAAAGCTCTGCCAAAGCAAGCCCAACAAAGCTGTTCAGTTCGTCAATCGTGCCGTAGCTTTCGACGCGAAGGCTGTCCTTGTCCGTTCTGCCTCCAACTAGGCTCGTTTGTCCTTTATCGCCTGTTTTTGTATATAGTTTCATGCAATATGTCTCCTTTACAGACTTATTCAAACAGCTCTGCCGCTTCTTTTACACATTCAGCTGTTCCGATCTGTATCAATTGGTCGAGCCGCTTATCTATGTTTTCAGATTGACGAGCTTGTGTCGCAGCGATGAGAATATCCCCCTCTGCCCGTCTGTCCCCTAACACTTTCACCCGTTCTGCTTCGGCAGCCATAAGAGCTTTGACAAAGAATTGATCTGCCGCATAGCCGTTGATCAAAATCCATATCGAAAAGCCGGACATGACGCATATCGTAATGGAAAGTTCTCCATCTTCATACGTTCGATACACGAAACGGCCAAGCCTTCCCGAAGAAGCCATCGCACAAGTTTCCGCCAGCTGAAAACCGTTTTCTGCTAGGTAGGCCGTAAGCCCTTCTATAGGGTCTGTCTGAACCGGCAGCAGTTTATGGATCAGCGTCCTGCTCCATGAAAACCCTGCACCGACAGGCGCGGAAGACAGGGTACGAAGCGGAATTTCTGTCTGCAGAAAAATGTCATCGCACCCCGCTTGGAGCAAAGCTTCAAATGGGATAGGTTTATGCTTCACGCTGTTTTGTTCAGGCTGAATCGCAATCATCGGTTTAGATGAGCTGTGATGGACCAATGTGGTGACATCTGTATTGTACACGGCCTTTATGTGATGTTCTGTGACAGCATATTCCGGTTTTTGCTTAGGTATGGCTGTACCGTTTTTCATAAACAAGAGCTCATCACAGTACAGGCTCGCGGTGTTCAGATCATGAAAAACGCTGACAGCCGCCAATCCATTTTCTCTTGTCAGGCGTTTGATGAGATCAAGCAGGTCTTTTTGGTAAGCCAGGTCGAGAAAATTTGTCGGCTCGTCCAGAAATAAAATGCGCGGCTGCTGCGCCAAAGCTTGGGCCAAATACACCCGCTGCTGTTCCCCTCCGCTTAGTTCTCGGATCGATTTTTGCGCAAAAGCGGCCACTCCTGTTTGCTCCATTGCTTCCTGTACAATGGCTTCATCCTTGTCAGTCTGCTGTCTGAACAGCCCTGTTTGAAATGGATATCTGCCGAAGGCTACAGTTTCTTTGACGGTAAAGGTAAAGGCTTGATCCGTTTTTTGCGGCAGGACGGCCATCATTTGCGCTAGTTCCTTCGGTTTATAGTCAGCCAGCGGTTTGCCAGCCAGATAAACGCTGCCCTCCTTGGCCCGCAGCGTACCTGTCAGCAAGTTCAAAAGCGTGGTTTTTCCGCTTCCATTAGGGCCGAGAATACCGAGAAATTCACCCTTCTCCACTGTTAAGCTGACATTGTCGATCAGCCGGGTGTCTCCATATCCCCCCGACAGCCCTTCTGCTTTTATCATAAGCTCCTCCCCCCGCGGTGCTGCCGAATTAAAATAAGGGCGAAAACAGGCGCCCCCGCCAAGGACGTAATGATTCCAATCGGCAGTTCAACCGGCTCGATGATCGTTCTGGAAAGCAGGTCGCCCAAAACGAGAAAACCTGCTCCGAGCAAGGCGGACAGCGGCAGTAAATGCCGATGGTCCGTGCCCCACAAAAGCCTTGTGATATGCGGAATGACAAGACCGACAAAGCCGATCGTGCCGGATACAGCCACAGCGCTTCCCGTCAAAAATGAGCCCGCTATTAAAATCAACATTTTCCTCCGCTGAACGCTGACCCCGAGAAGCTTTGCTTTGTCTTCTCCATATGTCATCACATTCAGCTCTCTTCCGTTAATGATCAGTAAAATGGTTCCCAAAAGAAAAAACGGGAGGAACAGAACAACATAGCCCCAGCCTCTCATCGAGACGCTGCCTAGCAGCCAATGCACAATCGGCAGCAGGTTGTCTCCTGTCAGGGCAATGATAAGAGAAATAAACGCGCCTAAAAATGAGTTGATGATGACACCGGTCAAAATGAGGGTGGAGACAGACATCGAAGCATGAACAAGGCGGCTGAAGGAAAGAACCGCCGCAATCGTGGCAAGTGCCGCGGCCACACTCACAACCGGGAGTGTAAACCCTCCGATGACAGGAAGCTGCAGGCCGAAGAACAGGGTCACAACCGCTCCGACTGAAGCGCCGGATGAAACACCGAGCGTGTAGGGATCAGCAAGCGGATTTTTCAATAGCCCCTGAAAAGCAGCCCCCGCGATAGAAAGAGCCGCCCCCACAAGGGCGGCCAGCACAACTCTCGGCAGTCTGATATTCATCATAATATTTGTGTACATCGGGTCATCAGGGCCGATAGAGCCGCCGAAGCCTTCATGCCAGAAGACACGAAGGATAGCGGGAATAGGAATTTGCAGGCTGCCGCAAGAAATTCCCAAGATGATGCTCACGGCTAAAAATGAAAAACCGATGACATATGCGGCAAAACGATTATTCCTTAAACGTATCCGGATAAATGCTTTCCGCAAGTTCTTCGACCCCTTCGATCAGACGGGGACCGGAACGTGTCACGAGATCAGGATCCACATCATACACGCGATGATGTTTCACAGCATTGATTTCGCTCCAGCCAGCGCGTTTTTCCACTGCTTTCGCTTTCACTCCGTCTGTTGTAACGATAGCATCAGGATTGAGTTTTACGATCGCCTCGTCTGTCATTTGCACCCAGCCTGTTTGGTCCGCTGCTGCGTTTTTAGCATGGATGACATTGAGCATTTCATTCATAAACGTGTCTTTTCCGGTTGTGTAAATGTCGGGAGCAGGAGAAACCTCGATAAATACGCTTTTCTCCTCGTCTTTTGAAATGGTTTTCGCTTTTTCTTGAATATCCTGCAAATCTGATTTCATGCTTTTCACGAGCTGGTCAGCTTTTTTCTCTGTCCCGGCAGCTTCTCCGATCATTTCAATTGATTTGTAGACCTCGGAAAATGATTGCGCATCATTGACAGTCAGCACGGTTATGCCCGCGTCCTTCAGCTGTTTAATGGCATCCGCTGACGCTGACATGGAAGACTCATGGGCAAGAACGAGATCTGGCTTTAGAGAAATGACTTTCTCAACGTTCACATTCATATCTCCGACCTTCTCAACCTTTTTGACTTCCTTTGGATATGTATCGTTTGTGGTGACACCGACCACTTTTTCACCAAGACCGAGAGCGTATGTGATTTCTGTGTTGCTCGGCATTAATGAAACAATCGTTTCCGGCTCCTTTTTGATGGTCACATCTTGCTTTGACGCATCATCAATGGTGACAGGAAACGCTTCCGTCTTTTGTTTTGCCTTGGAATCCTTCTGATCTGCCGTATTGCCGCAGCCTGCTATCATAACGGCAGCCAGCAGAAGCGCAGTCCATATTCCGGCTAGTTTTTTCATCATCTTTCCTCCTAAGTGAACTAAAAAAAGCATCTCTACGATGGTAAAGATGCTGTAAACAACACAAAAAAGCCTATTGTTTACACATCATCTGTCCTCGCAGATTTCGTGCTGATCAAACAGGCAGGTATCCTGGCTCTTGGCGCTATGGCCAATTACAGTGGCGGGACCGCACCGGCTTTTACCGGTTTCCCTATTAAGCCGGCTGTTGTTCACGGACCGGCACCTATTTGACATTCGTATCCTTTTTTCGGAGTAATTATACTATATGACTGATAGGCTTGTATATGTGTCCTGAATGACTTTTCCCCGCTATGTGTATGGGAGCAAAATCCTCGTAAACACTAAATTTGTTCTTGTATACTTTATACCATCATCAATGAAAAGGAATGATCTTATGGATTTACAGCTAAAAGACAAACTTGTCATCATCACCGGCTCGACTTCCGGCATCGGGAAAGCCGCGGCAAAAAGCTTTCTGCAAGAGGGTGCGGCAGTCATTGTCAACGGACGCAAACAGGAGACTGTCAATCGCACGGTTGAAGAGCTTTCTGGCTACGGAACGGTGCATGGCGCGGCTGCTGATTTGTCAAAAACAGATGAAGCAGCGGCTTTTATTGAAAAAGTAAATGAAATCGGTGATGTCGATATCCTTGTCAACAACCTTGGTTTCTTCGAGGTAAAAGACTTTGCGGATGTGACAGATGAAGAGTGGAATCAATATTTTGAAGTGAACGTGATGAGCGCGGTTCGGACAAGCCGCCACTTCCTTCCAAAAATGCTTGCCAAAAACAGCGGCCGCATTTTAAATATCGCAAGTGAAGCAGGCATCAAACCGCTTCCAACGATGATTCCGTACTCAATGACAAAAACGGCGCTGATCAGCCTTTCAAGAGGAATGGCTGAAATGACCAAAGGCACGAATGTGACGGTCAACTCAGTGCTTCCGGGACCTACTTGGACAGAGGGCGTAGCATCCTACATGGAGGGCGCCGCACAGGCAGCCGGCCAGGATACAGATACATTCATCAAAGACTATTTCAAAGTCAATGAGCCGACTTCTCTTATTCAGCGATACGCGACAGCAGAAGAAGTCGCCAACACGATCGTATTTCTTGCATCTGGCGCCGCATCCGCCATTAACGGTACGGCACAGCGTGTAGAAGGCGGCATTATCCGTTCTCTCTAATATGCAAAAAACGCATCCATGTTTCGGATGCGTTTTTTTATACGTCTCCAGCGAATGGAACGGACTGGTATCCGCCTGTTTCCAGTTTTGCTGAAAACAGTCCTCCCGCGTGAGGCTGCTCGTATCTTTCTGTTTCTGTCATTTGTTCCGTTGCCGTTGTGATGTAAAGGGTTTTTAAGTCTCTGCCGCCGAACGCGCAGCACGTGACATATTTAGCCGGAACGGTGATTGAACCGATTTCTTTCTTCTGAAACGGGTCAATGTGAACAACGCGGCTGCCGCCAAACAGCGCCACCCACAGCATGCCGTTTTGGTCGATTGTCATGCCGTCCGGCAATCCTTCTGATTGATCAAAACGATAGACAGGTTCTGGATTCGAGACATTTCCGCTTTCAGGATCAAACCTGTAGCGAACAATTTCCTGAGTCGGCGTGTCGATGTAATACATTAAATTCCGCTCGCGGTCCCAATCCAAACCGTTCGAGGTGGAGACTTGATCTTTGATTTTGACGAGACTGCCGTCTTGATCCAAACGGTATAGCGAGGCCCGTTTTTGTTCGCCTTCCATGCTCGTCGTCCCCGCCCAAAGCCTTCCGCACGGATCACATTTCGCGTCATTAAAACGCAGGCTCTCATCCATATCGTTCGGCTGTTTGATCTTTTCCAAGCTGTCATCCTGAAGATGATACAGGTAAAATCCATCTTTCATCGTCATCATCAGTTCATCCTTGGAATATTTCGCAAGCGCCGTCACAAAGGACTTGAATTTGATCGACCGGTTGATTTTTTCTTCAGAGTCGAAGATGTGGAGCTCGCTCCCTAAGATATCAACCCAATATAAACGGCCGTTTTCTTCATCCCATAGCGGGCCTTCACCAATGACTGCCCGAGTGTCCGCTTCCAATACTGCATCCATGTGTTACACCTCTTTAGCTTAAGACTATATATTGTTATTCCCGTCAAAGAGGCGGCCAAACCACATGTTTATTGCTTTTTAAAAAGGATGGTAATGACCGTTCCAATGTTCATTCTGCTGTTCACGTGAATCGTCCCGTGATGCAGATGGACAAGCTCCTTGGCAATGGCGAGTCCGAGGCCCGTTCCGGCAGATGAATCTTTTGTGTTCGTCCCTCTGTAGTAACGGTTAAACAAATGGGTGATCGTTTCTTCATCCATTCCCTTCCCGTTGTCCTTAACCTTCAACGAAATATGATTTTTAGTTCGTTCCAGAATGACCTGAATCTCTGTTCCTTTGTCGTTGTGTTTCACCGCATTTCCAAGGAGGTTTTCTAATATACGCCTGAACCACCCTTCATCAAGCGCAAATTCAATATGCTCTTCTTTAGATACAAAGGAGATATCATACCCTTCAGAAAACGGATTTTTCTTAAAATCCTCAATAACGTTTTTAAAAAACGGGATCAGGCTTGTCAGATTTCTCTCAATTGGAAGGGCATCATTTTTCAGCCGATACGTTAAATTTAAGTCTTCAATCAGCTTGGACATGTATTCAGATTTTTCCCTGACAACCTGCCCCATTTCTTTCACTTCCTCCGGCGACCAATCATACTGCTTAGACTCAAGCATCATGCTGTAGCCGTAAATGCTGCTGAGCGGTGTTTTTAAATCGTGCGACAAACCGGCAATCCATTCTTCCCTTGTCGCCTGGATTTTTTCTCTATTTCTCTTATCCCGTCTCAGCGTTTCAGTCAGCTGATCCATGGATTCAAAAATCTCACCGAAGAAGCGATACGGCTGTTTGATTTTCCCCTTTTTGTTTTTGCTGACAGGAAGGCCGCTCCGGTTTTTCGGTTCCTCGAGCTTCCCTTTTGATAGGTTGACCAGCCATTTAATCGTGTGAAAAATCGGCAGCCCGAATCGGAACATATACCAAACTGTCATCCAAATGATATACAGGAACAGAACACCCATGATCAGAAACATCGCCTTTAGAACAACCTTCAGAAATGATTTGTTAAACTCCTGATCGGTGACGTAGACAGGGTTCGGCACCGTAGCGACCATCCATCTGTCTTGATCAAGGATCTTAACGGAAATTTCCCGCTTATAGTTCCAAGGTTTGGAGCTGTATTTGAGCAGCTCCAGCTGGTTCATCGTTTTTCTTTCACTTTTTGTGCTGTTGACGCTGTCAAGGATGTTTCCATTGCTGTCTAATAGGTAAATGGAGCCTTTTTCCTTTTTAATATAGTCGATGGTACTCGGCTTATAATGTGCTGGAACGTCTATTTTTTGTTCACGTTTTCCAATGGAAGCCAGCAGCTGTTCGCTCTTTAATTTCCAGCCTGATAACAAAAGGTATGACTTGTCTTCAATATTGATGGCCCAATAATTCACCTTATACTGATTAAGCTTTTTGGTTTTATAAATAGATAGAAGCTCTTTTTTGGTATGGGTGTTTGGCACGTCTTTAGGCACACTGTAGGAATAAGCGGTTTTCCCTTTGGAATCAATGATTTGCATCCATCCGTCCTGTTTATCGACAGATTTCTTCAGAAAATTATCCACTTCCCATGCCCCGTCTTCGTTTACATCGAGATATGCCTCAAGTGTGTCGGTCGTTGCCTTCGTCAGCCCTGAATTGGATTCCGCATCGCTAAAGCGCGAATCTAAATAGAAAAACGATGCAACCAGCATAACCGTGAGCAGCAGGATCACAATCAGCATCTGCCCGAAAAAATGAAACAAAAATTTCCATCTCAACCTCATGACCGCTTGCCTTCAGGATTCGGGATAAAACGGTATCCTAGACCGCGAACCGTTACAATATACTCCGGATTGCTCGGATCGCGCTCAATTTTTTCCCTGAGCTTGCGAATATGAACCATGACGGTATTGTTGTCGCCATAGGAAGGATAGCCCCACACTTTTTCATAAATTTGATCCTTGGAAAGCACCACATTAGGGTGTTCACAAAAATACTGCAAAAGCTGCAAAAGCTGGGCTGAACAAGCGACGGCACTCCCGCCTACAATCAGCTCGGCATTTTGCGGAGAAAATGTAAAATAATCATATGTATAGGTTTGATTTGAACTTGTTTCTTTCGACTGATATGTGCGCTTGAGGTGGGCTCTGATTCGCGCCGCTAATTCCAGCGGATTAAATGGTTTTGTGATATAGTCATCAGCCCCAACCGCAAAGCCCGACAATTTGTCCGCGTCGGATGATCTTGCCGTCAGGAAAAAAATCGGAGCCTCTGAATACTCTCTGATCAGCGTGCAGGCTTCAAAACCGGACATCCCGCCCATCATGACATCCAGCACGATCAAATCTACCTTATTGGCCTTCACAACCGGAATCGCTGCTTCTGCGCTTGCCGCATCCAGTAAATTTCGATAACCTTCTTTTTCGAGAACGCGTTTGATCATATCCACAATCGCTTTCTCATCGTCTACGATTAAAATTGACGCATTTTCCACTTCTATGTTCCTTTCTGTCACTGTTTTTTCCATCTTATCATTATATCGATTATTTTTGGTGCATTTTTGAATAGGAGTCGTCTTCCCCTGACAGGACAAATAAAAAACGGGAACGTGGCAGTTCCCGTTTCTCGTATTTTCAGATGATAAATGGTTATGAGTTCTCGTCTACCATATACAAAATAAACTCCCAAAACCCCGGAACATCCTGGCACAAAAGCATATCAGCCTTTTCAAACATTTTGATCTTCAGCTCTTGCTCTAAATCTTCTCTTTCTTGAAAGGACGTATTGCTGAGTTTTTTTCTGATCATCGGTGAAAAGCATTCAATCAGATGTTCAATGTCAAATTTATCGTCTTTTTGGTTCTTTTGTTCAAACTCGCCGTTCACAGCTTACTTTCCCCCTTTTTTTGAGCCGCTAGCTGTTTTCTGATATTCTCAAGCCCTTTTTTATGAATGTTGGAGATGTTTTGCCGTGACTCCCCTAATGAATCGGCAATCTCTTGCATCGTGGCACCGTGAAGA
Coding sequences:
- a CDS encoding FecCD family ABC transporter permease, with the protein product MRKAFIRIRLRNNRFAAYVIGFSFLAVSIILGISCGSLQIPIPAILRVFWHEGFGGSIGPDDPMYTNIMMNIRLPRVVLAALVGAALSIAGAAFQGLLKNPLADPYTLGVSSGASVGAVVTLFFGLQLPVIGGFTLPVVSVAAALATIAAVLSFSRLVHASMSVSTLILTGVIINSFLGAFISLIIALTGDNLLPIVHWLLGSVSMRGWGYVVLFLPFFLLGTILLIINGRELNVMTYGEDKAKLLGVSVQRRKMLILIAGSFLTGSAVAVSGTIGFVGLVIPHITRLLWGTDHRHLLPLSALLGAGFLVLGDLLSRTIIEPVELPIGIITSLAGAPVFALILIRQHRGGRSL
- a CDS encoding ABC transporter substrate-binding protein; its protein translation is MKKLAGIWTALLLAAVMIAGCGNTADQKDSKAKQKTEAFPVTIDDASKQDVTIKKEPETIVSLMPSNTEITYALGLGEKVVGVTTNDTYPKEVKKVEKVGDMNVNVEKVISLKPDLVLAHESSMSASADAIKQLKDAGITVLTVNDAQSFSEVYKSIEMIGEAAGTEKKADQLVKSMKSDLQDIQEKAKTISKDEEKSVFIEVSPAPDIYTTGKDTFMNEMLNVIHAKNAAADQTGWVQMTDEAIVKLNPDAIVTTDGVKAKAVEKRAGWSEINAVKHHRVYDVDPDLVTRSGPRLIEGVEELAESIYPDTFKE
- a CDS encoding SDR family NAD(P)-dependent oxidoreductase; protein product: MDLQLKDKLVIITGSTSGIGKAAAKSFLQEGAAVIVNGRKQETVNRTVEELSGYGTVHGAAADLSKTDEAAAFIEKVNEIGDVDILVNNLGFFEVKDFADVTDEEWNQYFEVNVMSAVRTSRHFLPKMLAKNSGRILNIASEAGIKPLPTMIPYSMTKTALISLSRGMAEMTKGTNVTVNSVLPGPTWTEGVASYMEGAAQAAGQDTDTFIKDYFKVNEPTSLIQRYATAEEVANTIVFLASGAASAINGTAQRVEGGIIRSL
- a CDS encoding SMP-30/gluconolactonase/LRE family protein: MDAVLEADTRAVIGEGPLWDEENGRLYWVDILGSELHIFDSEEKINRSIKFKSFVTALAKYSKDELMMTMKDGFYLYHLQDDSLEKIKQPNDMDESLRFNDAKCDPCGRLWAGTTSMEGEQKRASLYRLDQDGSLVKIKDQVSTSNGLDWDRERNLMYYIDTPTQEIVRYRFDPESGNVSNPEPVYRFDQSEGLPDGMTIDQNGMLWVALFGGSRVVHIDPFQKKEIGSITVPAKYVTCCAFGGRDLKTLYITTATEQMTETERYEQPHAGGLFSAKLETGGYQSVPFAGDV
- a CDS encoding HAMP domain-containing sensor histidine kinase, giving the protein MRLRWKFLFHFFGQMLIVILLLTVMLVASFFYLDSRFSDAESNSGLTKATTDTLEAYLDVNEDGAWEVDNFLKKSVDKQDGWMQIIDSKGKTAYSYSVPKDVPNTHTKKELLSIYKTKKLNQYKVNYWAINIEDKSYLLLSGWKLKSEQLLASIGKREQKIDVPAHYKPSTIDYIKKEKGSIYLLDSNGNILDSVNSTKSERKTMNQLELLKYSSKPWNYKREISVKILDQDRWMVATVPNPVYVTDQEFNKSFLKVVLKAMFLIMGVLFLYIIWMTVWYMFRFGLPIFHTIKWLVNLSKGKLEEPKNRSGLPVSKNKKGKIKQPYRFFGEIFESMDQLTETLRRDKRNREKIQATREEWIAGLSHDLKTPLSSIYGYSMMLESKQYDWSPEEVKEMGQVVREKSEYMSKLIEDLNLTYRLKNDALPIERNLTSLIPFFKNVIEDFKKNPFSEGYDISFVSKEEHIEFALDEGWFRRILENLLGNAVKHNDKGTEIQVILERTKNHISLKVKDNGKGMDEETITHLFNRYYRGTNTKDSSAGTGLGLAIAKELVHLHHGTIHVNSRMNIGTVITILFKKQ
- the yvrH gene encoding two-component system response regulator YvrH, with protein sequence MENASILIVDDEKAIVDMIKRVLEKEGYRNLLDAASAEAAIPVVKANKVDLIVLDVMMGGMSGFEACTLIREYSEAPIFFLTARSSDADKLSGFAVGADDYITKPFNPLELAARIRAHLKRTYQSKETSSNQTYTYDYFTFSPQNAELIVGGSAVACSAQLLQLLQYFCEHPNVVLSKDQIYEKVWGYPSYGDNNTVMVHIRKLREKIERDPSNPEYIVTVRGLGYRFIPNPEGKRS
- the rsoA gene encoding sigma-O factor regulator RsoA, with the protein product MNGEFEQKNQKDDKFDIEHLIECFSPMIRKKLSNTSFQEREDLEQELKIKMFEKADMLLCQDVPGFWEFILYMVDENS